The genomic segment GAAACGTGAGTTTATTCTTTATCTTTTAATCTGAACGTATATTTAGTATTGTCTTTATAATTTATTAGTGATAGTTTTGGTTAGGTAAAGAGGTgtagttttttttctcttaatcaATAGTAAGACGAGAGTATAAGATGTGGTTTCTTAATACGCTCACTGATTTCTTGATTAATATAAATGAGAGTAATTGATTAAttggataaataatttttaatcttATTCAAGAGACTTCCTGCTTCTCCCCCCTCTTTCTTtcgttctctctctctctatatgtGATGTTGAAAGTACTTTATAGTCTGTCTTTCCTTTTTTGTTGGTATCTTTATCCATGCATCTGAGGTGGACTGTTATAGTTTATAGGAGGCTCAGTTATATGTGTGGATGTAACTGCATTATAACTACTCTCCTGTATCACTAGTCATATGCTGATAATAGATGCCTCATATTATAATTATACACTGGACTTAATGTTGAATTTTTGACAACGTTGTAGTTTGGCATTTAATTGTGTGTACTTGTCTGCATTATAATTGCTCTCCTGTATCACTTGTCATATGCTGATAAACAATGCCTCTTAACATAATTATGCACTAAACTTATTGTTGAATTGTTGACAATGTGGTCCATAAATACTGACTGCCGTAGTTTGGCATTTACAGCTTACTTTCTGGAAGCATACCGTCCAGTGAGGAAGGGTGACCTCTTCCTTGTGAGAGGTGGAATGAGAAGTGTGGAATTCAAGGTTATTGAGACTGACCCTCCTGAGTACTGTGTGGTTGCCCCAGATACTGAGATATTCTGCGAGGGAGAGCCTGTAAGGAGAGAAGATGAGGATAGATTAGATGAGGTAGGTTACGATGATGTTGGTGGAGTGAGAAAACAGATGGCTCAGATTCGGGAATTAGTGGAACTTCCACTGAGGCATCCACAGCTCTTTAAATCAATTGGTGTGAAGCCACCAAAAGGAATTTTGCTTTACGGACCTCCCGGATCTGGAAAGACTTTGATTGCACGTGCTGTTGCAAATGAAACTGGTGCTTTCTTTTTTTGCATCAATGGTCCTGAGATCATGTCAAAATTGGCTGGAGAGAGTGAAAGCAATCTCAGAAAAGCATTTGAAGAAGCAGAGAAGAATGCACCATCTATTATATTCATTGATGAAATCGATTCAATTGCTCCCAAGCGAGAGAAGACCCATGGTGAAGTTGAGAGGAGAATAGTCTCTCAGCTTTTGACATTGATGGATGGGCTTAAATCCCGTGCACATGTCATTGTTATTGGGGCCACAAATCGTCCCAATAGCATTGATCCAGCTCTCCGAAGGTTTGGAAGGTTTGATAGGGAGATTGATATTGGCGTACCTGATGAAGTTGGCCGTCTTGAGGTGCTTCGCATCCACACAAAGAACATGAAGCTGTCTGACGATGTAATGTCAAAAGCTTTTCTTTCCTAGAACATCTTTTCACTTCTCTTCCTTTCCAAAGAACTAGTGAATCTAATGTACTTCACTTAATAATGCAGGTTGATTTAGAAAGAATTGCCAAGGACACACATGGTTATGTTGGTGCTGATCTTGCAGCTCTTTGTACTGAGGCAGCATTACAGTGCATCAGGGAAAAGATGGATGTGATTGACTTGGAAGATGAGTCAATAGATGCGGAGATACTCAACTCTATGGCAGTTAGCAATGAGCACTTCCAGACTGCTCTTGGAACAAGCAATCCATCAGCATTACGTGAAACTGTGAGTACTGACAAAGATACTTCTATTGATGAACAGCTTTCTTGCTGATTATAATTTTTCTTTCGGGAGTCGGTTCTGATTATAATCAACCCTTTCCTTACATGCTTGGTCAGGTTGTTGAAGTGCCTAATGTAAGTTGGGAAGATATTGGAGGCCTGGAGAATGTTAAAAGGGAGCTTCAAGAGGTAATAGAGTTTACTGGTTTGATTACTTTCCATTCTTTCTCCTCTTTACTCTTTTTGAAAAATGGGATTAATTTTCTACTTTGTAATGCAGACTGTTCAATATCCAGTGGAGCATCCTGAGAAGTTTGAGAAGTTTGGTATGTCACCCTCAAAGGGAGTATTGTTCTATGGCCCTCCAGGATGTGGTAAAACACTTCTGGCCAAAGCTATTGCCAATGAATGTCAGGCAAACTTCATTAGTGTCAAGGGTCCAGAATTACTCACAATGTGGTTTGGAGAGAGTGAAGCTAATGTGCGTGAAATTTTTGACAAGGCTCGCCAGTCTGCTCCTTGTGTCCTCTTCTTTGATGAACTTGATTCAATTGCAACCCAGGTGTGTTCAAGGCTAATGAATTCTCATGTCTTTATGGATTATGAGTTTCGTTCTGTGTTATGAGATTACTCTAGAATGAAATTATGCTTGTCAATATTCGATGTTCTTAGTCTTGCATGTCTTCTAACCGTGCTTCATGTTATATACTATAGAGAGGAAGCAGTGTAGGTGATGCTGGGGGTGCTGCTGATAGGGTTCTGAATCAACTTCTTACTGAGATGGATGGCATGTCTGCCAAGAAAACAGTTTTTATAATTGGAGCCACCAACCGACCTGACATTATTGATCCTGCCCTTTTGCGACCAGGTCGTCTTGATCAGTTGATCTACATTCCCCTCCCTGATGAGGATTCTCGCCATCAGATCTTTAAGGCTTGCTTGAGGAAATCACCACTTGCAAAAGAGGTTGACCTCAGAGCTCTTGCCAAGTATACTCAAGGTTTTAGTGGGGCTGATATTACTGAAATTTGTCAGCGCGCATGTAAATATGCCATCAGAGAGAACATTGAAAAGGTTCGACTATGCCAAATTTATGTTCTGTGCTGTAGATGGTAGAATGTGCAATGTTCTCATGAGGTTGGGATTATAACATTAGATATCTTATGTAATTCTCAGGATATTGAGAGAGAAAGGAGGAGAGCGGAGAACCCTGAAGCTATGGAGGAAGATATGGATGATGAAGTGGCAGAAATCAAGCCTGCTCATTTTGAGGAATCAATGAAGTTTGCTCGTAGGAGTGTCAGTGATGCCGACATCCGCAAATACCAGGCATTTGCTCAAACGCTGCAGCAGTCAAGGGGATTCGGGAGTGAGTTTAGGTTCGCTGAAACTGGTGCAAGGCCTGCAGCATCTGACCCTTTTGCAGCTTCCGCTGGAGGAGCCGATGAAGATGACCTCTACAGTTAAGATCATCTCTGTCTGTGTCTTAAGTTATGGTGACAAAAGcggaccctttttttttttttaatatagtgTAGTATTAAATTTGACTGGATGGATGTAGAAGCTCCTTGGCACAACCTTTCAGCAGGAGAAAAGGGGGGGGGGCTGCCCCTGGGAGTTCATAAATACTGTGTTTTTCCTTTATTTTGGGATTTAAAGATTTTACAAGATTAAATTTCTGTGTCccttttggattatttttatgtttgtgcgtgtggtatatgaaatatgaatgaCAACCAAATAAGTCCTTGCCTTGAGCTTCACCAGCAATTTGTTGGCTTTAAGAacataaaattattgataaaactatACTATCGCTGTGACTCCTGTTTGCAGTCATTTTCTTAAAACAAAATAGAGGGTAAAGTTTTCTGTCCTATAACAAATTTGACTAAATTCGTTGAATTTCTTATGAAACAAGTGTAAAACATTGAGGGATATTTTACCTATCAAAAGAAGTTCAAAACTGAAGAAATTAATTGTTTTTAGGCTTTAGTTTCCAAAATTgtgataaattgaaaattttaaaattttgatgtaattttgaacTGAGAATTTAAGAATTAATagttatacttaaaattttaaagaattgacagttattatgttattatacttAAAAACtgcaatttaaaagataataCTAAAAGAaacaataaactaaaataaagagAATTGAAAAAATTTACCATTTGCGTCTTATTATGTACCATCAAAAGTGTTTAAAGGATTGACTAATAATCttaatttttgttaattcatttttttaatagattaTCAAACATGGTTTAAATTATTCCATTTTCTAAAAAGCGATTAATTACCTAAGAGCGACGACAGAATTAAACTAGTTTGCATAGTTGTATGATTCACAGGTTAATTAGTGcgtcaattaaaaatatatttaattattttgtgattttaataataaatttttaaataaatattagttttaaaaattccaaaaacacaacttttaaaattttcatttaaagtATGAAActgcttaaatttaataaaaatatagtttttcTATTATAGGAACTGTATCAAATTTgttgttttataattaaaattgatcaatttagtccttatactattaaaaagaatcataaTAAGTTCAATTGCAGTTCAattctaaacaaaaaaaatttcactaacaaaatcataaaaactttaaatattaaCTCTATCAAGCAGTAAATGaccttttttatataataaatgttaactctattctaatttgatctttatttaattctttttaatggtTGAGAGTAATAATAGGACTAATTTGATCAGGTTCCTATAGTAGAGGAATATCTCAAGTACATTAactaaaaatacaattataatgttttaaatatttttatatagatttattaatttaaaatacttatgggaaatatatttttattgaaatcaaATTCTTAGGTATAAATAGTTTGAAAAAGTTCGAAaatgtctaaaaattaaatttgattataatttAAGATATACTCttttcttataaatatttttattttttaaataatatttttgtttataCGATGATGATTTAAACCTAAACTATTGTTAAGGTAGATGAACACTCAATTAAGAGGCCAtaatttagagtttttttttaaaaaagttaatgtaaatacctttttaattttatttaatttattttttaaatatatttaattaaaaaaattaaaaatttaaaaaaactttttaaaaatttaacattatctaaaaattttattgaagtttttacatttaaagaaatagatTGAACCtagtattaattaaatattaaataattaatgagtcaatatttataaatgttttgttttacgTACAACAACCGTTAAGGACATATGTATACAAACAATATTAATGtgaattttatttaaaccaatctattcgaaaaattagaaatataaatgaggaataaactatacttaaaaCATTAAATCCTAACATATTGATCTATCTTTATGTgaaacatattgaattttatttaaacggttaataaaattttatttttaaataaattatctacTACTAAAGTCGCGATCCATCATTATATGAAACATGTCGTGGTAGCAACCCTTAGAATTAATTTGTTTTGATATATAAGCTCCTCCTCCAAttgtttttgttaaatattgggctataattgaatttttttaataaatttattaaataatttcaatcataTTGGGAGAGAATATCAAGCTCTACAACATTATCAGTAACGATTTGATTTTTGTTGGTGTCAAAAAATTCAGTTTgatcaaatttttttaaaccgAGAGAACCCAAAGTACGAGTTAGTCTGAATTCTTCTGACAACAAATGTGACGTTTTGTATTCAAAATCGGCGACTCCATTGATGTGAAGTGTAACACTACTTTACCGAAAACACCGGTTTACAGAAAAGCTCTTGTCCAAACACACCCAAGCAAAACGAATGTGCTGAATGAAAACACTGCTACATTACTGAAACAGGTCGAGCTTATTTATACCATTCATCTGTACCACCAAAATATTGAGATCAGGCCTTTGCCACTATCGTTTATGCAATAAATCATTTACCTTCTCCAAAGCTAAACCACATATCACCTTATCAACTAATTTTTCAACGTAATGGAGGATATAATCTTGTTCGTgttttttgttattgttattatccATGGCTTCGTCTCTGCACTAAAAATAAACTGGAGCCTCGTTCTACCAAATGTGCCTTTCTTGGTTATAGCATTGTTGATAAAGGATATAAATGTTTGCTATTATCTAACAATAAAGTTTTTTACTCGTCATGTCTTATTTGATGAACAAATGTTCTCGAGAATGTGATGAGCAATCTTTAGTTCTCGGTCCACTGCTATCCCCAATTTCTATTTTCTCTCTTGCCTATCATGATCAAAACCAACACCCCATGGTTACTAGATCAATAACTGGCAACTTAAAATACGAAGTCTTTCATACGACACTCATCGCCTTGTGCACATATCAAGAGGCAACCAAACAACAAATTTGGCGCCAAGTAATGTCAGAGGAAATAGATGCATTGATGGCAAATGGGACATGGGATTTAGTGCCAAGATCATGAGCAGCAAATGTGATTGGTTGCAAATGGATTTATCGCATCAAAACCAAACCGTGTGGCTCAAGGGTTTCAATAAAAAGCCAGACATAAACTATGCTGAAACCTTCAGCCCAGTCATCAAACCAGCCACGGTTCGTCTCGTCTTATCTATTATTGTCCACTCTAGTTGGCGTATCCAATGCATTTTTACATGGGACGCTTGAAAAGTTGGTTTACATAGaacaaccccaaggttttagagATCTCCCAAGCTACACCATGTGTGTTCTTTAAAGAAGTCCTTATACGGTTTGAAACAAGCCCCGTGAGCTTAATTTTCTTGTATCACATTGGGattacaaaaaaatggtttcaaaggATCCAAAGCTGACAACTCCCTTTTTATCTATTCTTTTGGAAATAACACTGCTTATTACcttgtgtatgttgatgatatcatTTTGACAGACTCAATGACAAGTCTTCATCAAAATATCATTCGACAGCTTGGGTTAAAGGTTTGGGttcccttattttcttggtgtaGAAGTCACTTGACTACCTAATGGACTTCAACTCTCTCAATCTAAGTATATTTGAGATCTTTTGATGCGTGTGAATATGCATGAAGCTACCCCTGTCTCTATACCATTTTTTCCACAAACAATATTAGCCATGTACACTTCCAACAACTTTGATCCTATATCATTTCAGCAGGTGGTGGATTCTCTTTAATACTTAGCTCTTACCCGATCCGACATAACCATGACAGGTAACAAAACAACTCAATTCATGCACTCACCTCCTATCAACCATTGGCAAGATGTGAAACACATACTTCGGTATTTAAAAGGTACAACAGACCATGGTCTCCTACTCAAATCGTCATGTTCTCCGTCTCTTTTTGCTATCTCTTATGCGGATTGGGCAGGTGACAAAATTGTCCAAAAAAAATACCTCGGCTTATGTTATATTCATGGCCCTAATCTCAATCCATGGTGTTCGAAGAAACAAAAAACAATGGCTCGATCTTGCACTAATACCATGTCTTAGCATCGCCGGCCTCTAGAGTTTATTGGCTACAATGTCTTTTTCGAGAAATTAACCAACCGCTTCCTACCATACCAAAAATCTGGTATGATAATGTCTCAGCCACATATTTAGCTACCAATCCAGTTTTTTCAGTTTCACGCAAAGCAACTTgagcttgatttttatttttgttcaagaTCAAGATTGCCAGAAATATCTTCAGGTGTCGTATATTTCAACTGTTGACCAATTAGTTGATGTCTTAACCAAACGATATGCAAGAAATAGTTTTTTGCTTTCAAGGTCAAACTGATGGTAGTTCTCCCCCCTTCCGTTTGCCAAGAGGGTATCAAGgagaataataacaaataaactTAGTCAAATGTCTCAttcaaattttaagaaatattttgttGTATCTATTTTGAATTTAAACTTAAGATTCTTGTTGTACATTTTGAATTCAACCTTAGCAACATTATCCTTATAATCATTTTATGTGCTATTGTTGTAAACCTTGTTTCTCTTTACTGTTTATATcatatgaatatataaaaaaaatttcaaaacatggAGAATGGTACAACATTTATAATGGAAaatgaaaaacttgaaaaaaatatcTGAAATTAAATATTCTTTTCTATATTcagtttgaattgaaaaaaaatcaagtgaCATGCAGAATCACTAAGTTAAGGTAATTGGAAACTAAAACTAAATCCATCGAATAATTCATTCGTCTAATTGGCAATGCAGTATCATAGCCATTAAATGCAATTTTAATTGACATTGATAAAATAGATAGTTAAACAAATTTGCATTGATGTTTTTAACTGTTCTTTTTgagataatatttaaaattacttgTAATTCTTTCTCAAtctataaataagagaataatgcacTTTAAATGATAAATCCCTCATTTTTGTATGTATCTTATATAATACAATTTCGAATACTTGTAACTAtcgataatatatttttaatcaagGAGGAGTAAGTAAAATAAATCAAGCAGTACGGGATGAAACTGTCTGCAAAAGTCAATCATTAAAATGGTCTTAATACAATCCAGAACAAATAACAATCAAGTCGAAATTAAAAATATCCATAAAAGATGGAATAAGGTAGTTGTGGCCTAAACGAGTCATAACATCCGCACACTTGTTGCTGTctctaaatatatatttcaaagttACTTGTTGCACAACATTTTGCAATAAAAAACTAATGTAAACAAAGCATGGCTTAATCAAACTAATCACGCTTTGGCATCAACTTCAATTTTCATTTAGAAATATTCATAAAATTGGCAAGACAAAATCCACTGCTAAGAGCTCACAGTTGGGGTGGTTTGAGGGATGTGAATCGTTTCAAGAGGTGAAAGTATCATGGAGGCGTTTATGTTGGaagttagattacattttgttTCATTTACTTAAAAATGAGTATATTAATCCCTGTATGtaaaatcaaagagcaaattaattatttctgttaaaaatttcattcatttatacTACTAAAAATTAACGTGATTGACGAAATAACTAGAAAATGACACGTACAATggtcaatttttaatagtagaactggatgaatttttttacaaaagaattaattcaacatataaaattaatttactaaaaaaataaaaattaatttaaccacACATATCTAAGAGGGTTCTGATGGAGGAGGGAAAGCGCGAAATGCTCCTCGCCTTAGCAAAAACCCAATGCTGTCATGTCATTCTGATATTTCAGTAAACAATGCTCGAGTATTTGACATACTCATAACATTTCTTTGCTTTATATAATACCTTAACTGACAAACAGTATTGCCTTTGCCTGTCATTTTTAGGACATGGTTCGCAGTTAAATTGGACTTTCTTCCGCCCTCCGTTCACACCTTACTATACTCTTGATTTAAAAGAGTCCATGGTGTAGTTTTTATAACCATTTTGCATGTTAATTCGCAGTCAGAAATTGTGGTAGTTGGTTGCATGTTGATATGGGTGGAAATAAAGGAAGCCATGATGAGATCTGGAAATCAAATGTAAGGATGCGAATTATTGATTAGACTTAACCACTTTATGGGAGACAAACCCCACGTGAGAAATTGGAGATTAACCTAGTACAATTTCATGATTTCATATCACATCATTTCACCGTCCTTCCCACTTTttacctttaatttaatttttcatttgggTCTCCGCAATTTGAAATCTTTTTGTAGTTTAATACCAATGTCGGTTAGTGTGTGATTAAAAAATGTTCATAATTTTATGTAATTGTATTgtgttttaattgtattttatgatttaaatctattctattataaaattattaattaagttccTATTATCACAAGTTAATTCaacactaatttaattttttaaaaattcaaaatcgcttttccaaaaaaaaaagataaaaacaccGCCCATTCCCTTTCAATTCCATATTTGTTAAATTGGTCCATCTCAAAACAACTTAATCCCTATCAATTTCGAAAGCGACAGACTAATGATAATTAATTACgataatattttttgttaattgtgcataattttgattggcataacaaaaattttagtcctcaatttttatatattttacataaatgttaataaaatgtataaatgttgtgagctaaatttgttaaatcaaaaccattgatagaatgtataaattttgagcactaaaattttttattatataagaaaaatacaATGGACAAAAAACATTAACATTGTTATTAATTGCCCTTAATTGTAcactttcaaaattgataagGATTAAAgtactttaatttttttgtgagaaactaatttacttaatatcaaaattaaaaaagacgATAGAAAACTTTTTACCTTTatagttttatataaaattattaaataaaacaactaaaaaaataaatctttcaCCACTCTccctcactacaccaaaacaggtttttagcggcgcttttagtggcgtttgtacaaaaaacgccgctaaaaatcgagcattagcagcgcttcccaaaaaacgccgcaaaaaaactTAAGCCCGTTTTCAAACCTTgtgggtctttagcggcgtttttcaagaagcgtcgctaatgcgtggacctttagcggcatttttcaagaagcgccgctaatgcacagacctttagcggcgtttttcaggaagcgccgctaatgcactgacctttagcggcattttttcatgaagcgccgctaatgcgcagacctttagtggcattttttgtaaagcgccgcaaaaacatattatgtattttttttactttttaatttgtttgtttatattaattaaaattgaatatatttttaattgaatattttttaaaaatggataaatttgaaataatgagacattgaaataatttgaattaaaaaacatAGCAAAAtgtttgttaaaaatgaaaaaaattaaacta from the Gossypium hirsutum isolate 1008001.06 chromosome D09, Gossypium_hirsutum_v2.1, whole genome shotgun sequence genome contains:
- the LOC107891143 gene encoding cell division cycle protein 48 homolog, encoding MSNQAESSDSKGTKKDFSTAILERKKAPNRLVVDEAINDDNSVVALHPDTMEKLQLFRGDTILIKGKKRKDTICIALADDTCDEPKIRMNKVVRSNLRVRLGDVVSVHQCPDVKYGKRVHILPVDDTIEGVTGNLFDAYLKPYFLEAYRPVRKGDLFLVRGGMRSVEFKVIETDPPEYCVVAPDTEIFCEGEPVRREDEDRLDEVGYDDVGGVRKQMAQIRELVELPLRHPQLFKSIGVKPPKGILLYGPPGSGKTLIARAVANETGAFFFCINGPEIMSKLAGESESNLRKAFEEAEKNAPSIIFIDEIDSIAPKREKTHGEVERRIVSQLLTLMDGLKSRAHVIVIGATNRPNSIDPALRRFGRFDREIDIGVPDEVGRLEVLRIHTKNMKLSDDVDLERIAKDTHGYVGADLAALCTEAALQCIREKMDVIDLEDESIDAEILNSMAVSNEHFQTALGTSNPSALRETVVEVPNVSWEDIGGLENVKRELQETVQYPVEHPEKFEKFGMSPSKGVLFYGPPGCGKTLLAKAIANECQANFISVKGPELLTMWFGESEANVREIFDKARQSAPCVLFFDELDSIATQRGSSVGDAGGAADRVLNQLLTEMDGMSAKKTVFIIGATNRPDIIDPALLRPGRLDQLIYIPLPDEDSRHQIFKACLRKSPLAKEVDLRALAKYTQGFSGADITEICQRACKYAIRENIEKDIERERRRAENPEAMEEDMDDEVAEIKPAHFEESMKFARRSVSDADIRKYQAFAQTLQQSRGFGSEFRFAETGARPAASDPFAASAGGADEDDLYS